A region of the Candidatus Palauibacter australiensis genome:
GCGCAGATGACGCCGACGATGTAGAAACGCGTGACGACCCGCGTCTCTGGCCAGCCGAGTTTCTCGAAGTGGTGATGGAGCGGGGCCATGCGGAGGAGGCGGCGGCCCTCGCCCCACCGCCGGCGGCTGAACTTGAACCATCCGGTCTGAAGGATCACGGACAACCCTTCGAGGACGAACACGCCCCCGACGATGACGAGGAGGAACTCCGACTTCAGGAGCACGGCGACGGCGCCGATCGCGCCTCCGAGCGCCAGGGACCCGGTGTCCCCCATGAAAACCTGCGCCGGATGGGCGTTGAACCAGAGGAAGCCGATCGCCGCCCCCGCCAGCGCGGCGCAGAACACCGACAGTTCCCCGGCCCCGTTCAGATACAGGACGCCGAGATAGGCCGACGTGTCCACCCGGCCGATCGCGTAGGCGAAGGCGCCGAACGTGAGGGCGGCGATCGCGGCGAGTCCCGTGGCCAGCCCGTCGAGACCATCCGTGAGGTTGACGGTGTTCGCGCTTCCGGCCACGACGATGGCGACGAACAGCGGGAAGATCGCCACCTCGATGACGATGGTCAGATCCTTGAAGAACGGGAGCATCGTCTGCGTAGCCCCGTAGGAGGAAAGTGGCTGCCAGAGGAGGAACCCGCCGAGCGCCAGGCCGAGCACGAACTGCCAGATGAGCTTGTACCGCGCGATCAGGCCGCGCGAATGGCGGCGCACGATCTTCAGGTAGTCGTCCATGAAGCCGATCGCGCCCATACAGGCGGTGACGACGAGGGCGACCCACACGTAGGTGTTGTCCAGGCGTGCCCAGAGAAGGGTGGGCAGGAGGCAGGCAGCGAGGATGATGATGCCGCCCATGGTCGGGGTGCCCGCCTTCGCGAGGTGCGCGGCCGGCCCGTCGTCCCTCACGACCTGGCCGATGCCTTGCTTCCTGAGTCTGCGGATCACTCCCGGCCCGATGATGAACGCGGTGAGGAGGGCCGTCACCATGGCGCCGGCCGCGCGGAACGAGATGTACTGGAACACGTTGAACAGGATATGCTGGTCCGCGAGCGGGAAGAGGAAGCGGTAGAGCATCAGGCGCCCCCTCCAAAACGGGTTTCCAGTTCGTCGATGACCCGCTCGAGCCGGACGCCGCGCGAACCTTTCACGAGCACGACCTCATCTCCTTCCAGGGCGTCCGCGAACGGGCGCACGGCCGCTTCGGGATCCTCCGCCCGGATCAGGGAATGACCGTGCATGCCGTCGAATGGCGCGTCGCAGAAGAGGCCCGTGGCCGCGATGATGTCGAACCCCGCGGCCCGCATCTCGTCGCCGATCTCGCGGTGCGCCTTCGCCTCCTGCGAGCCGAGTTCGAGCATCGAGCCCGCAAACACGGCACGGCGGCGGCCGGGGAGCAGATCGCGGGTCTGGGCGATCGCCGCGCGGAACGAATCCGGGTTGGCGTTATAGCAGTCGGCCAGCACCGTCAGGCGCCCGATCCGGCGCAGAGCGCCCCGTAGGCCGAGCGGCTCGTAGCGCGACAGCCCCCGGGCGGCCGCGTCGGACGGCACCTCCATCGATTCCGCCAGCGCCGCCGCGATCAGCGCGTCCCGCAGGTGATGCTCGCCGCCCACGCCCAGCGCGACGCGCGTTTCGCCGCAGCGGAACTTGATCCGGTCCGCGCCGACCGTGTACGCCTCGGGTGCGAAATCGGCCCCCGGTCCGAAGCCAGCCACGATCGCGTCGGGCCGGTAGGCCCGGGCGGCCTCCGCGAGGATGGCGGGTTCCTCTCCCACGATGAGCGCGCCGCGGCCCGAAGCGCCGAGCGCCAGCTCCATCTTTTCCCGCAGCACGCCATCCACGTCGCCGAAACACTCGAGGTGCGCGGAGCCGACGGTCGTGATGACGACGTGATCCGGTCGGGCGATCTCCGCCAGCCGGGCGATCTCCCCGGGCTCGCTCGCGCCAACCTCCAGGACCCAGGCGTCCGCGTCGGGAGGAGCGCGCAGGATCGTGAGCGGGAGCCCAACCTGGCTGTTGTAGTTCCCTTCCGTGCGGTACACGCGGCGGGACTCGGAGAGGGCGCAGGCGATCATCTCCTTTACGGTCGTCTTGCCCGAACTGCCCGTGATCGCCACGACCGTGGCGCCGGATTCGCGCCGCGCCCGGGCCGCGAGATCGCCGAGCCCTCTCAGAGGATCGGCAACGGCGAAGTACTCCATCCCCAGCGCCGGATCCTCCCGTCCGGCGCGAACGATCGCGCCCGGCGCGCCCCGGGCGGCCGCCTGGGGGAGGAAGTCGGCGGCATCGTGCCGCGCCCCCGCGAGCGCGACGAACAGCTCGCCCGGCTTCAGCGTCCTCGAATCACACGACACTCCGGAATAAACCCGCTCGCCGATGCCGCCGTGGGCCGCGGCGCCGCCGACGTCGAGGCCGAGCGCGGAACGAATCCAGTCCGAGCGCAACGCCGAGGCCTGCGTGGCCGCCGTCACGCCGTCCCTCCGCGGAGCCCGGACGCGCCGGGAAGCACCGGGAGGAGATCCTCCACGATCCGGCGCTCGTCGAAGGGCAGTCGCTCTCCCCCGATGACCTGGTACGTCTCGTGGCCCTTGCCGAGGAGCGCGACCGCGTCGGCCGGCCCCGCCTGAGCGAGTCCCCGCGCGATCGCCGCCCGTCGATCGACGACGATCTCGTAGCTGTCCGGCGGGAGCCCGACGACCATCTGACGGCAGATCTCCGATGGATCTTCCGACCGGGGGTTGTCGCTCGTGACGATGGCGACATCCGCCAGGCGGGCCAGGATGCTCCCCATCTGCGGCCGCTTGCCGGGGTCGCGGTCGCCACCGCAGCCGAGGAGGGCGATGACCCGGCCCGGCACGATCGCCCGCAACGAGGACAGCGCCCGCTCGCACGAATCCGGGTTGTGCGCGAAGTCGCGGATCACGAGAACCGGC
Encoded here:
- the mraY gene encoding phospho-N-acetylmuramoyl-pentapeptide-transferase — its product is MLYRFLFPLADQHILFNVFQYISFRAAGAMVTALLTAFIIGPGVIRRLRKQGIGQVVRDDGPAAHLAKAGTPTMGGIIILAACLLPTLLWARLDNTYVWVALVVTACMGAIGFMDDYLKIVRRHSRGLIARYKLIWQFVLGLALGGFLLWQPLSSYGATQTMLPFFKDLTIVIEVAIFPLFVAIVVAGSANTVNLTDGLDGLATGLAAIAALTFGAFAYAIGRVDTSAYLGVLYLNGAGELSVFCAALAGAAIGFLWFNAHPAQVFMGDTGSLALGGAIGAVAVLLKSEFLLVIVGGVFVLEGLSVILQTGWFKFSRRRWGEGRRLLRMAPLHHHFEKLGWPETRVVTRFYIVGVICALVGLATLKIR
- a CDS encoding UDP-N-acetylmuramoyl-tripeptide--D-alanyl-D-alanine ligase, producing the protein MTAATQASALRSDWIRSALGLDVGGAAAHGGIGERVYSGVSCDSRTLKPGELFVALAGARHDAADFLPQAAARGAPGAIVRAGREDPALGMEYFAVADPLRGLGDLAARARRESGATVVAITGSSGKTTVKEMIACALSESRRVYRTEGNYNSQVGLPLTILRAPPDADAWVLEVGASEPGEIARLAEIARPDHVVITTVGSAHLECFGDVDGVLREKMELALGASGRGALIVGEEPAILAEAARAYRPDAIVAGFGPGADFAPEAYTVGADRIKFRCGETRVALGVGGEHHLRDALIAAALAESMEVPSDAAARGLSRYEPLGLRGALRRIGRLTVLADCYNANPDSFRAAIAQTRDLLPGRRRAVFAGSMLELGSQEAKAHREIGDEMRAAGFDIIAATGLFCDAPFDGMHGHSLIRAEDPEAAVRPFADALEGDEVVLVKGSRGVRLERVIDELETRFGGGA